One genomic region from Evansella sp. LMS18 encodes:
- the pheA gene encoding prephenate dehydratase, producing the protein MKKVGFLGPKGSFTEAAAKEMFFGSERIPFSNIPDSIDAVKEKKVDYAVVPLENAIEGSVNITLDYLIHHQRLEIGAEIIEPIQQNLLVRPENISRLESISEVYSHPHAIAQCRNFLRERLPGAKIIYTNSTAEAAQYVSEQRGKNIAAVANFTAAEEYGLEAAVNEINDYNNNSTRFVVLYDGADKANVINIENDYPVSGYKTTMMVTLPSDYSGALHQVLSAFAWRKINLSKIESRPMKTGLGNYFFIIDADMEMDQVLLPGVFGEIKALGCGVEILGSYPCLNWASAVEKKKAVK; encoded by the coding sequence ATGAAAAAAGTAGGGTTTTTAGGCCCAAAGGGGTCTTTCACAGAAGCAGCCGCAAAGGAAATGTTTTTTGGCAGCGAGCGCATTCCGTTCAGTAATATACCGGACAGCATTGATGCGGTTAAAGAGAAAAAGGTTGACTACGCTGTAGTCCCGCTGGAAAACGCCATTGAAGGCTCAGTCAATATTACTCTGGACTATCTGATTCATCATCAAAGACTGGAAATAGGCGCGGAAATTATTGAACCAATCCAGCAGAATTTACTGGTAAGACCTGAAAACATTTCCAGGCTGGAAAGCATATCGGAAGTTTATTCCCATCCTCACGCAATTGCTCAATGCAGGAATTTTCTTCGGGAGCGTCTGCCAGGGGCAAAAATTATTTACACTAATTCCACCGCGGAAGCAGCCCAGTATGTAAGTGAGCAGCGTGGGAAAAACATAGCAGCTGTTGCAAACTTTACAGCAGCAGAAGAGTATGGGCTTGAGGCAGCCGTAAATGAAATAAATGATTATAATAACAATTCAACCCGTTTTGTTGTTTTGTACGACGGTGCTGATAAAGCCAACGTAATAAATATTGAGAATGACTATCCTGTTTCAGGGTATAAAACTACCATGATGGTAACGTTACCCTCTGATTATTCAGGCGCACTCCACCAGGTGCTTTCTGCATTCGCCTGGAGAAAAATTAACTTAAGCAAAATCGAATCAAGGCCAATGAAAACAGGATTGGGGAATTATTTCTTTATTATAGATGCTGATATGGAGATGGATCAGGTGCTTCTTCCGGGGGTTTTCGGGGAAATTAAAGCACTGGGATGCGGAGTTGAAATACTCGGGAGTTACCCTTGTCTTAACTGGGCTTCTGCCGTGGAAAAGAAAAAAGCCGTTAAATAA
- the hemE gene encoding uroporphyrinogen decarboxylase has protein sequence MSQTFNDQFLKSCRKEKIDHVPVWYMRQAGRSQPEYRELKKKYSLEEITHQPELCAYVTKLPVDQYNNDAAILYKDIMTPLPAIGVDVKIKSGVGPVISNPVENIRDVEKLGVIEPEKDVDFVLETIKILRNQLTVPLISFSGAPFTLASYMIEGGPSKNYNKTKAFMYSQPEAWFLLMDRLADTTITYVKSQIKAGAQAIQIFDSWVGALNQEDYRKFVKPVMERIFSELREEGVPLITFGVGARHLTKDWHDLPVDVVGLDWRYPIAEARRDGITKTVQGNLDPAVLMAPWEVIEEKAKAIVDQGLEQPGFIFNLGHGVFPEIKPETLKRLTSFVHEYSAEKLAKMEQN, from the coding sequence ATGAGTCAGACTTTCAATGATCAGTTTCTGAAATCATGCCGAAAGGAAAAAATCGACCATGTTCCTGTATGGTATATGAGACAGGCGGGACGTTCCCAGCCGGAGTACCGGGAACTTAAGAAGAAATACTCTCTTGAAGAGATTACCCATCAGCCTGAGCTCTGCGCGTATGTTACTAAACTCCCGGTTGACCAGTACAATAATGATGCTGCGATTCTTTATAAAGACATAATGACACCGCTTCCTGCTATCGGAGTGGATGTGAAAATTAAATCAGGTGTAGGCCCGGTGATTTCCAACCCGGTCGAAAACATTCGCGACGTGGAAAAATTAGGAGTAATCGAGCCTGAAAAAGACGTGGACTTTGTGTTGGAAACAATAAAAATACTGAGGAATCAGCTTACAGTACCTTTAATCAGCTTCAGTGGTGCGCCGTTTACACTGGCAAGCTATATGATTGAAGGGGGTCCTTCAAAAAACTATAATAAAACGAAAGCTTTCATGTACTCCCAGCCTGAAGCATGGTTTTTGCTAATGGACAGGCTTGCTGATACAACAATAACTTACGTAAAATCACAAATCAAAGCCGGAGCGCAGGCCATCCAGATTTTTGATTCCTGGGTAGGCGCCCTGAACCAGGAGGATTACAGGAAATTTGTTAAGCCGGTGATGGAGAGGATTTTCTCTGAGCTGAGAGAAGAAGGAGTTCCATTAATTACTTTCGGTGTAGGAGCCCGGCACCTGACGAAAGACTGGCATGATCTCCCGGTTGACGTTGTCGGACTGGACTGGCGTTATCCGATTGCAGAAGCAAGACGGGACGGAATTACGAAGACGGTGCAGGGAAATCTTGACCCTGCAGTGTTAATGGCTCCGTGGGAAGTGATTGAAGAAAAAGCGAAAGCGATTGTCGACCAGGGGCTTGAACAGCCAGGATTTATTTTCAACCTGGGACATGGAGTCTTCCCGGAAATTAAACCAGAAACACTGAAACGTCTCACAAGCTTTGTACATGAGTATTCAGCAGAAAAGCTGGCTAAAATGGAGCAGAACTAA
- a CDS encoding Spo0B C-terminal domain-containing protein — MAREREILEVLKNYRHDWLNRLQLIKGNIDMGRIDRAATIIDEVIQQSRNESHLTNMNIPKLASKLVTFNWESHPYLLAVETVTGEKDWSEFEHNINEILSGLFSLFDSYANYGDDNHLLIIFKDIDGFKLELDFQGELLLDSSAEKKFLDFRKKNEYYIEKMEWDNKSCFIVLDPDV; from the coding sequence ATGGCAAGGGAACGGGAAATACTTGAGGTATTAAAAAACTACCGCCATGATTGGCTGAACAGATTACAGCTGATTAAAGGGAATATTGATATGGGAAGAATAGACAGAGCGGCCACTATAATCGACGAAGTAATCCAGCAGTCCAGAAATGAAAGTCATCTGACAAATATGAACATCCCTAAACTCGCATCTAAGCTAGTGACATTCAACTGGGAAAGTCATCCTTATCTTCTTGCGGTTGAAACTGTAACAGGAGAGAAAGACTGGTCTGAATTTGAGCATAATATTAATGAAATACTATCCGGACTGTTCAGCCTGTTTGACAGCTACGCAAACTATGGTGATGATAACCATCTGTTAATCATTTTTAAAGATATTGACGGATTCAAATTAGAACTGGATTTTCAGGGGGAATTGCTTCTGGATTCTTCTGCAGAAAAAAAATTCCTGGATTTCAGGAAAAAAAATGAATATTATATTGAAAAAATGGAATGGGATAACAAGAGCTGTTTTATAGTGCTGGACCCAGACGTTTAA
- the obgE gene encoding GTPase ObgE: protein MFVDKVKVYVKAGDGGNGMVAYRREKYVPNGGPAGGDGGKGADVVFVVDEGLRTLMDFRYQRHFKAERGENGRPKNQHGKSREDMTVRVPPGTTVIDEATGKIIADLTEAGQKAVIAHGGRGGRGNSRFATPANPAPEIAENGQPGQEREIVLELKVLADAGLVGFPSVGKSTLLSVVSAAKPKIAEYHFTTLTPNLGVVETDDNRSFVLADLPGLIEGAHSGTGLGHQFLRHIERTRVIVHVIDMSGLEGRDPYEDYLTINEELKEYNLRLTERPQIIVANKMDLPESEDNLERFREQVGDEAEIFPISAVTKKGLDPLLRAVMDKVETTSEFPLYEEEEMEQRVVYKFTKREAPFTITRDDDGAYVIEGHEIETMFKMTNFDREDAVKRFSRKMRHMGIDDALREKGATDGDTVRILSYEFEFVE from the coding sequence ATGTTTGTGGATAAAGTAAAAGTATATGTGAAAGCCGGAGACGGAGGCAATGGAATGGTTGCTTACCGCCGCGAAAAATATGTTCCTAACGGCGGACCTGCCGGAGGAGACGGCGGAAAAGGCGCCGACGTAGTTTTTGTTGTTGATGAAGGATTAAGGACATTAATGGATTTCCGCTACCAAAGGCATTTTAAAGCGGAGCGGGGAGAAAATGGCCGCCCGAAAAACCAGCACGGAAAAAGCCGGGAGGATATGACGGTACGTGTTCCTCCCGGGACGACTGTAATCGATGAGGCAACAGGAAAAATTATAGCCGACCTGACTGAAGCGGGACAAAAAGCGGTTATTGCTCATGGAGGAAGAGGAGGACGGGGGAATTCCCGTTTTGCAACTCCTGCAAATCCGGCCCCTGAAATTGCCGAAAACGGACAACCAGGCCAGGAACGGGAAATTGTACTCGAGTTAAAGGTACTGGCTGATGCAGGTCTTGTAGGATTTCCAAGTGTAGGTAAGTCAACATTGCTTTCCGTGGTTTCTGCAGCAAAACCCAAGATTGCAGAATATCATTTTACAACCCTTACTCCAAATCTCGGAGTAGTGGAAACGGATGACAACAGGAGTTTTGTACTTGCGGATCTTCCGGGGCTTATTGAAGGAGCCCATTCAGGCACAGGGCTGGGGCATCAGTTCCTCCGGCATATTGAACGGACAAGAGTTATTGTCCATGTCATTGATATGAGCGGTCTTGAAGGACGCGATCCTTACGAGGATTATCTGACCATCAATGAAGAGCTCAAAGAGTATAATCTCCGTTTAACAGAAAGGCCGCAAATCATTGTTGCCAATAAGATGGACCTGCCTGAATCTGAAGATAATCTCGAGCGTTTCCGTGAACAGGTTGGGGATGAGGCTGAAATTTTCCCTATCTCGGCTGTAACGAAAAAAGGGCTGGATCCTCTGTTAAGGGCAGTAATGGATAAAGTGGAAACAACGTCTGAATTCCCGCTTTATGAGGAAGAAGAAATGGAACAGCGTGTTGTATATAAATTTACTAAGCGGGAAGCTCCATTTACAATTACCCGTGATGATGACGGCGCTTATGTGATTGAGGGACATGAGATAGAAACCATGTTCAAGATGACTAACTTTGACAGGGAAGATGCTGTAAAGAGATTTTCCCGTAAAATGAGGCATATGGGCATAGACGATGCTTTAAGGGAAAAAGGAGCGACAGACGGGGATACAGTCCGGATCCTCAGTTATGAATTTGAATTTGTTGAATAA
- the safA gene encoding SafA/ExsA family spore coat assembly protein, with amino-acid sequence MRIHIVQKGDTLWKLSQKYGVNFEDLKAANSHLSNPDLIMPGMKIKIPTGGVQAKKEAVIKEQPKEMPIKEAPVKPKAPPPSLPEEKEGPVAMPSPPPMPQPSYHMQNMNFNFYKQKTQTTKVTAPPKMPAAKEPPKLKEKPQVMPAPKKPAPVKAPAKQMPAKVPVKPMVKQPPAKQMPHMADCYPVTPVMMSGCSPCPPAVPYNWPSAMGHGHMPAQQGFAGQPPMHQGYPAGMMPVPQGHSMYPHGAGMPQQHMQGMPMNDDDFDMADGQMTSGEFPPSHPMGQAFGDLTPQYQMPPSFHQQGQPMMHMPSHQQGQPMMPFQPQMQQMPGQYPMQQMPGQIPMQPQAQGQFPMQAHGQQMPQFQTPGMYPTTFQHGYNTGQMAQPFSWRDEDEDGDEDI; translated from the coding sequence GTGAGAATTCATATTGTACAAAAAGGAGATACGTTGTGGAAGCTTTCGCAGAAGTACGGCGTTAATTTTGAAGACTTAAAAGCAGCGAACAGCCATCTTAGCAATCCTGACTTAATTATGCCAGGTATGAAAATAAAAATTCCAACTGGAGGGGTCCAGGCAAAAAAGGAGGCTGTTATAAAGGAACAGCCTAAGGAAATGCCAATCAAGGAAGCGCCTGTAAAACCCAAGGCTCCGCCTCCTTCACTGCCGGAGGAAAAAGAAGGGCCGGTGGCTATGCCTTCACCTCCGCCAATGCCCCAGCCTTCCTATCATATGCAGAATATGAACTTTAATTTTTATAAACAAAAGACACAAACGACAAAGGTTACAGCACCTCCTAAGATGCCTGCAGCAAAAGAGCCGCCAAAATTAAAAGAAAAGCCGCAGGTGATGCCTGCTCCCAAAAAGCCAGCGCCTGTAAAGGCACCTGCTAAGCAGATGCCAGCAAAAGTGCCTGTAAAGCCAATGGTTAAACAACCGCCTGCAAAGCAGATGCCTCATATGGCAGACTGTTACCCTGTTACACCTGTGATGATGAGCGGCTGCAGTCCATGTCCGCCTGCTGTACCATACAACTGGCCTTCAGCAATGGGGCATGGCCATATGCCAGCACAGCAAGGGTTTGCTGGGCAGCCACCTATGCACCAAGGATACCCGGCAGGAATGATGCCTGTACCGCAAGGACATTCAATGTATCCCCATGGAGCAGGTATGCCGCAGCAGCATATGCAGGGCATGCCAATGAATGATGATGATTTTGATATGGCGGATGGGCAGATGACAAGTGGCGAGTTCCCGCCTTCCCATCCGATGGGGCAGGCTTTTGGTGACCTCACCCCACAGTACCAGATGCCGCCATCTTTCCATCAGCAGGGCCAGCCAATGATGCACATGCCTTCCCATCAGCAGGGCCAGCCAATGATGCCTTTCCAGCCGCAAATGCAGCAGATGCCAGGCCAGTATCCAATGCAGCAAATGCCAGGCCAGATTCCAATGCAGCCACAGGCGCAAGGGCAGTTCCCGATGCAGGCCCATGGTCAGCAAATGCCGCAATTCCAGACGCCAGGCATGTATCCAACAACTTTCCAGCATGGGTATAATACCGGACAAATGGCTCAGCCTTTCAGCTGGAGAGACGAAGATGAAGACGGGGATGAAGATATTTAA
- a CDS encoding agmatinase family protein: MSDKIIYGNTPSFLGGENLVKNPEKMKDMDVVVYGVPWEGAVTWGDYTGCELGPKVIRLCSARYSGYLPELNHLDIFEHLKLGDKGDVDVVPAEPPKTMDRIKEFSKEIWDSGAFPIALGGDHGITYPILEGLAASQDKKIGIIHLDAHYDNNESSEGDPYGRGAPFARLYESDNVRNESLVHMGIHGPRNKPENGRAANEAGATTITVNDIKDTDDLRALTRRAYEIASKDTDVVYLSICSDVLDHAYNPGGPVDGNGLTSHELVTIVHEVCKQGAAGMDFVEVYPQQDGNDFSSHFVSTVLLYAMAGEIERRKNKKN, translated from the coding sequence ATGAGCGATAAAATTATTTATGGAAATACACCTAGTTTTCTTGGCGGAGAAAACCTTGTAAAGAATCCAGAAAAGATGAAGGATATGGACGTGGTGGTATATGGGGTACCATGGGAAGGCGCTGTAACATGGGGTGATTATACTGGCTGTGAGTTAGGGCCGAAAGTGATCCGTCTGTGTTCAGCGAGGTACAGCGGCTACCTTCCGGAACTGAACCATCTGGATATTTTCGAACATCTTAAGCTCGGTGATAAAGGAGATGTAGATGTGGTCCCTGCCGAACCGCCAAAGACAATGGACAGGATTAAAGAATTCTCTAAAGAGATCTGGGATTCCGGCGCCTTTCCAATCGCCCTTGGGGGAGACCATGGGATAACCTACCCAATACTTGAGGGGCTGGCGGCAAGCCAGGATAAAAAAATTGGCATCATACACCTGGATGCCCACTACGACAACAACGAATCTTCAGAAGGGGACCCATACGGAAGAGGCGCGCCTTTTGCCAGGTTATATGAATCTGATAATGTAAGAAATGAAAGTCTCGTGCACATGGGCATACACGGTCCGCGAAATAAGCCGGAAAACGGCAGAGCTGCAAACGAAGCTGGCGCGACAACCATTACCGTGAATGATATAAAAGATACAGATGATCTGAGAGCTTTAACGAGGAGAGCATATGAAATTGCCTCCAAAGATACAGATGTAGTTTATTTAAGTATTTGCAGTGATGTGCTGGACCACGCTTATAACCCTGGCGGACCCGTTGACGGAAATGGCCTTACATCACACGAACTTGTGACAATTGTTCACGAAGTTTGCAAACAAGGCGCTGCAGGCATGGATTTCGTAGAGGTCTATCCTCAGCAGGATGGCAATGATTTCAGTTCCCATTTCGTCTCCACAGTATTGCTTTATGCAATGGCTGGAGAGATTGAAAGAAGAAAAAACAAAAAAAATTAA
- the hemH gene encoding ferrochelatase encodes MKKTTGLLVMAYGTPRSLEEVEPYYTHIRRGRKPSEEQLNDLIERYEAIGGISPLAKITEDQTKKLEEELNRRYEDREFKSYQGLKHIDPFIEDAVHQMKEDGIEEAVSIVLAPHYSTFSVKSYNGRAKEEAAKIDGPEITSVDSWYEEPGFIEYWADQIRKTREQMTDAERGNHVVIFSAHSLPEKILQSGDPYPEQLRKTADLIAEKADIENYEIGWQSEGNTPEPWLGPDVQDLTRDLYHEHKYEAFVYCPVGFVADHLEVLYDNDYECKVVTDEVGAGYYRPEMPNSKAEFISTLADVIEKHLKG; translated from the coding sequence ATGAAAAAAACGACAGGATTACTAGTGATGGCATACGGAACTCCAAGAAGTCTCGAGGAGGTCGAGCCTTATTACACTCATATTCGCCGGGGAAGAAAACCTTCGGAAGAACAGCTGAACGACCTTATTGAACGTTATGAAGCTATCGGGGGAATCTCACCTCTGGCAAAGATAACTGAAGATCAGACGAAAAAGCTTGAAGAAGAGCTGAACAGAAGATATGAAGACAGAGAATTCAAATCTTATCAGGGTCTTAAGCATATCGATCCGTTTATCGAGGATGCAGTACACCAAATGAAGGAAGACGGGATTGAAGAAGCAGTGAGTATCGTCCTTGCTCCTCACTATTCAACTTTCAGTGTTAAATCCTATAATGGACGAGCGAAAGAAGAAGCTGCAAAAATTGATGGCCCTGAAATCACCAGTGTCGACAGCTGGTATGAAGAACCAGGATTCATCGAGTACTGGGCGGACCAGATTCGAAAAACGAGGGAACAAATGACAGACGCGGAGCGGGGAAATCATGTAGTGATCTTCTCTGCGCACAGCCTTCCGGAGAAAATTCTCCAAAGCGGGGATCCATACCCTGAACAGCTGAGAAAAACTGCAGATTTGATTGCAGAAAAAGCAGACATCGAAAATTATGAAATAGGCTGGCAGAGTGAAGGGAATACACCGGAGCCCTGGCTCGGCCCTGACGTTCAGGATTTAACAAGGGACTTGTATCATGAACATAAGTATGAAGCATTTGTTTACTGTCCGGTTGGTTTTGTCGCTGATCACCTGGAAGTGCTTTATGATAACGATTATGAATGCAAAGTGGTAACTGACGAAGTTGGCGCAGGCTACTACCGTCCGGAAATGCCAAATTCCAAAGCAGAATTCATCAGTACTCTCGCAGATGTAATCGAAAAACATTTAAAGGGTTGA
- a CDS encoding ATP-binding protein: MNPITSSLREQLGKIECTIVSELVESFNARFGFHTHLDDLVYNIRTLFGYFLEFITEPNEEKISQAGKGIEKYRISKGIDWKELALFLEDSRTIIEAWITEQKLPDVEKANGIANLNKFFFYLHKSVSLYADQVKNDELRKKNEQLRQLETERMKTLTKLSNTFAHEIRNPLTSIKGFVQLLESRLTAPSEEHMYFHYINQEINELEEQVNQILLLSNNKNHQDTNITAVSLKKLIQNTAYAFHPVFQEHMIELEASYDKDVIIPGIEDQLKLALYKLVQNAVDALINKPSDRKIKISLDVKEDEEVILLIANNGPPIPQMLKSSLFDPFVGTKELGKGLGLAITKQIVSKHNGYISVYSIDNWTSFKITFNSSLSSIKQNKI, encoded by the coding sequence ATGAATCCAATTACGAGCAGTTTAAGGGAACAACTGGGTAAGATAGAATGTACAATCGTGAGTGAATTAGTTGAAAGCTTTAATGCAAGGTTCGGTTTCCATACCCATTTAGACGACCTGGTATATAATATCCGGACTTTATTTGGATACTTCCTTGAATTTATAACAGAACCAAATGAGGAAAAAATCTCCCAGGCTGGTAAAGGAATTGAGAAATACCGAATTTCAAAGGGAATTGACTGGAAGGAGCTGGCTCTCTTTCTGGAAGACTCCAGAACAATAATTGAAGCCTGGATAACAGAACAGAAGCTTCCGGATGTAGAAAAAGCAAATGGCATAGCAAATCTGAATAAATTTTTCTTCTACCTGCATAAATCAGTTTCTCTGTACGCAGATCAGGTTAAAAATGATGAACTAAGAAAAAAGAATGAGCAATTAAGACAGCTCGAGACGGAGCGAATGAAAACACTGACTAAACTTTCCAATACTTTTGCGCACGAAATTCGTAATCCTCTCACATCGATAAAAGGATTTGTCCAGCTGCTGGAAAGCCGTCTTACTGCACCTTCAGAAGAACATATGTATTTCCACTATATAAATCAGGAAATCAACGAGCTGGAAGAACAGGTTAATCAGATTTTACTACTGTCAAATAATAAAAACCATCAGGATACAAACATTACTGCCGTCTCTTTAAAGAAATTAATTCAGAATACTGCATATGCATTTCATCCGGTTTTCCAGGAACATATGATTGAACTGGAAGCTTCTTACGACAAAGATGTCATCATACCAGGAATAGAGGACCAGCTTAAACTGGCTCTTTATAAACTTGTCCAGAATGCGGTAGACGCGCTGATAAATAAACCTTCGGACAGGAAAATTAAAATATCACTTGATGTGAAGGAAGACGAGGAAGTCATCCTCCTTATAGCCAATAACGGGCCGCCCATACCCCAGATGCTGAAAAGCAGTCTCTTCGACCCCTTTGTAGGAACGAAAGAGCTGGGGAAAGGCCTGGGCCTTGCAATAACTAAGCAAATTGTCAGCAAACATAATGGCTATATCTCCGTTTATTCAATTGACAACTGGACAAGCTTTAAAATAACTTTTAACAGCAGCCTTTCATCCATTAAACAGAATAAAATATGA
- the hemY gene encoding protoporphyrinogen oxidase, whose protein sequence is MAKKRIAVIGGGITGLSAAFYLKKEIEANQLDAEYVLYEASGQLGGKIQTVKRDGFTIEQGPDSFLARKKSASVLAKETGIEDKLIRNSSGQSYILFNDKLYPMPGGAILGIPTKWGPFLQTKLFSPAGKLRAAGDLVRPRVTQEGEDIALGEFFRKRLGNEVVDRLIDPLLSGIYAGNLDKLSMQATFPHFQQLEEKHRSLVLGMKSSIAKQGAQSQKSTKGKKAPGMFLSFKGGLQTLVDAVEKRLDADSVKKNAVLSSINKLDGGGYLLKFQDGSEDRADKVIMATPHNITYGLLKDRADISYLNEMPSTSVATVVLAFPESSLKKDIDGAGFVVSRASNYSITACTWTHRKWEESAPEGYALLRGYVGRAGDEEIVYKSDEEIVDAVLKDLSHIMEIDGKPEFHLIKRWKKSMPQYEVGHLKKLEDVYKSVEAELPGLLITGASYGGIGIPDCIDQGKAAAEKILSEAK, encoded by the coding sequence ATGGCTAAAAAACGCATTGCTGTTATTGGCGGTGGAATCACAGGTCTGAGTGCTGCTTTTTATTTAAAAAAAGAAATAGAAGCTAACCAGCTTGATGCAGAGTATGTGCTTTATGAAGCATCCGGCCAGCTCGGAGGAAAAATCCAGACAGTGAAAAGAGACGGCTTTACGATTGAACAGGGGCCGGACTCCTTCCTCGCCCGTAAAAAGAGCGCGTCTGTCCTGGCAAAGGAAACTGGTATCGAAGACAAACTGATTCGCAACAGTTCGGGCCAGTCGTATATCTTGTTTAACGATAAACTCTATCCTATGCCAGGGGGAGCCATTCTGGGAATTCCCACAAAATGGGGGCCGTTTCTACAGACAAAGCTTTTCAGCCCTGCAGGTAAATTACGCGCTGCCGGGGATCTGGTCAGGCCAAGGGTAACGCAGGAGGGGGAAGATATTGCTCTCGGGGAATTCTTCAGGAAAAGACTTGGGAATGAAGTTGTGGACCGTCTGATTGATCCGCTGTTATCAGGAATTTATGCTGGAAATCTGGATAAATTGAGTATGCAGGCAACATTCCCCCATTTTCAGCAGCTGGAAGAAAAACACCGCAGCCTGGTTTTAGGGATGAAATCTTCCATCGCTAAACAGGGAGCCCAGTCCCAGAAAAGTACAAAGGGCAAAAAAGCTCCTGGAATGTTTCTGTCCTTTAAGGGCGGACTGCAGACCCTGGTGGATGCCGTAGAAAAGCGTCTGGATGCGGATTCAGTTAAGAAAAATGCGGTGCTCTCAAGTATTAACAAGCTGGATGGGGGCGGCTATCTCCTGAAATTTCAGGATGGTTCTGAGGACAGGGCAGATAAGGTGATTATGGCAACTCCGCATAATATAACCTATGGTCTCCTGAAGGACAGAGCAGATATCAGTTATCTGAATGAGATGCCATCCACATCTGTTGCTACAGTAGTTCTGGCTTTTCCGGAGTCATCCTTAAAAAAGGATATCGATGGTGCTGGTTTTGTCGTTTCAAGAGCTTCAAATTATTCTATCACCGCTTGTACATGGACCCATCGGAAATGGGAAGAGTCAGCTCCTGAAGGTTACGCCCTTCTTAGAGGCTATGTAGGACGGGCAGGAGATGAGGAGATTGTTTACAAATCTGATGAGGAGATTGTAGATGCTGTACTCAAAGATCTCAGCCACATAATGGAGATTGACGGCAAACCTGAATTTCACCTGATTAAACGCTGGAAAAAATCAATGCCGCAATATGAAGTGGGCCATCTTAAGAAACTGGAGGATGTATACAAGTCCGTGGAGGCTGAATTGCCTGGTCTCCTTATAACAGGAGCATCCTATGGGGGAATAGGAATACCTGACTGTATCGACCAGGGAAAAGCTGCCGCTGAAAAAATCTTATCCGAAGCTAAATGA
- a CDS encoding ACT domain-containing protein, producing the protein MRKRMDQFYLVREDMLPEAMLKTAEAKRMLESGELDKINEAVKKVDLSRSAFYKYKDGIFPFQTMVKEKIITLGIQLEDRSGTLSKLLSLIAQTGANVLTINQTIPLQGRAAITISIETAAMNSEITVLLNKIEQLDSVVKVEIIGSGT; encoded by the coding sequence ATGCGCAAAAGGATGGACCAGTTTTATCTCGTCCGGGAGGATATGCTGCCGGAAGCGATGCTGAAAACAGCAGAAGCAAAGAGAATGCTTGAAAGCGGGGAACTTGATAAAATTAATGAAGCCGTTAAGAAAGTGGATTTAAGCAGAAGTGCTTTCTATAAATATAAAGATGGAATTTTCCCCTTTCAAACAATGGTAAAAGAAAAAATCATTACTCTTGGTATTCAGCTGGAAGACCGCTCTGGAACGCTATCCAAACTTCTTTCACTTATAGCGCAGACCGGCGCGAATGTTTTAACAATCAACCAGACTATCCCATTACAGGGAAGGGCTGCAATAACAATATCAATAGAAACTGCTGCCATGAACTCTGAAATTACTGTGCTGCTTAATAAAATTGAACAGCTTGATTCAGTAGTTAAAGTAGAGATCATCGGTTCAGGCACATAA